gctGTTAGGCCAGCTGATAAAGTGCTTTTTTGTAGCTTAGAGATTTTAGTTCCCTCCACGTAACAATATCTGGACAGGCTGCCAAGGTACAGTCTAAAGGCTACATGGGTGGGGATTTCAGATATTTAAACTGGTTCTCATCATTGCAGACTAAGTTTCTCCTTCTTTATCGAGTGCTTTGCATCGTAAGTCTTCTCCACTGTCTCATGGTGCAGCactatggagagaatattgtgtctttaatatgcaatcaaaaataatgggttggaacaaaaaacaatttgcaaacaaaattatgattgaaaaatatgaaataatcctatgaataaaggaaatatatttgtgattaaaatgtatctttataaatccactcttttttgttacaaacaaaattattattcctcacgaaccacagattgtttgcgtttccagttttttgcgtttgcgtttccagtttttgcgtttgcgtttccagttttttgcCGTTTCTACAtaaactgtcatgggcgggaaccatcccctgagagatgcaagaagcctcctgattggtcagtctcactcagagagacggtgtgacaacttccgccccccAACAGTTGTTGcccgcgaagggagacatatcaacatctAGAAACAGAgaacgaacgacaagtgtaaccttagtacaccaataagacagaaaatagacaggtatgttacgcaaaacgtacctgttttctcgatgttgatatgtctcccttcgcggcaacaacttgttggggcggaagttgtcacaccgtctctctgagggagactgaccaatcaggaggcttcttgcatctctcagggaggtcccgcccatgacagttatgtagaaacgcaaatgcaaaaaactggaaatgcagacGCAAAAACTGGacacgcaaacgcaaaaactggaaacgcaaacaagTCTGTGGTTCGTAGAATAATaatttgtttgtaacaaaaaaagagtggatttataaagatacatttttaatcacaaatatatttcctttattcatagcattatttcatatttttcaaatcataatttgtttgcaaaattgtttttgttctcaaatccattatttttgattgcatattaagaCACAATTTATCTCCATACAGcacagggctctgtcctggggctaGGGCTGGACAAATCAATAACAGTTTACATACAGCATAACATATATAGCTGACGTCCACactacttttttatttgtgttgtagCTGCAGTGAGGGAGCCATGCATTGAGGCTGGTCTGGTGAAGGTCCTGGTTCCACATCTGAACAGCAATGACCCGGAGATGCTGCTGAATACTGGAAGAGCCATTGGACGGATCTGCTTTGataactgtgagtgtgtgtttgactttgtgtgtgagtgcgacGTGCCACTTCAGTCTGCAGGGTCTTTTGAGACCTGAGTTTTAcaagtccctccaggaagttgcaatTTCACACATTCATGCAAATTCAATCAATTCCAAATTTGCAATCTTGTTTTGCAtcttttctgaaattttgaCAATTCACCCTGTTTTACCTACTGTCATTGAGACATATGTCATCAACATCTAGCCTTTGATATTCACAATGTTGAGTCCCTGAGGTGTGCTCTGTTATATAAACATCACAGGGTATTATTTTTCACTATCATTTACTGTGTAGTTGATATCTTTGAAATGCTGCTTGCTAGAGACGCACTATCTTTATTTAGCAGACAGCTGAGCCCATTCTTACAGCGCTCTAATGTGAAGACTCTCTTTCATGAGCAAACTCATCCCAACAGCCTACAAAATGAGTTCACAATAATACATTCAACACTCAATATCTTCTTGTGATTATCTATCCACGTTGAAAAATGGCAGCTACCCAGGCCCTGATACATTTGTATGTCAGTGCTGATTTTAAATAGTAATTGTTCAGTGGATAAGCCTGTCTCTTATCGGTGGCTTAATTCTGATACAGCACCTGAAATAACGAATACGACGGCATACAttgaaaggtgacatattacgctatttttcatcaatatatattggtctaagaggtccccaaaacatgctttaaagtttatgctcaaaaaaaacactttgaaatcagattttggcatgcctggaAAAAACCCTcatcttcagccctgttcagaacactctgttttccctctaaCCAcgcccccctcaggaagtggatgtgcctcggctctccggcacgttgatctaacgTTTCAtgtggctgaatatacacggctgctcacagacccacgttacttcaaccctctgaatttgatccagatctgatcctgacagagagggcgcctgtagcaggacctttctgaacaattggtcacagatttagtgttttcttgttgttttatttgtcagtatgtcgacgtgtatcttggtacacagctaccaacatgtagctatgtggctatgctaactagcgctagcacttatccatgataaataaaaatcatccactagatcttcaaatctgcagacctggggagtaaaaccgaccttttgtgtttattaagacagcctacaactagcatgcctccctcctaagctccttgttacacgtgtgcagggaatgaaaaacagaggagggattcagtattattttatacagtctatgggctgaacaagctccgagaatgtgactccgtgacagaccggatattgttgtgacataacaaaaacacggaagtctgaaacggctcgttttagcacacatttacagaaaggtgtagaaatcagaacagaggcagaatggatttttttcattctccgggggttttgtagacatgccagggaaacatattcagttagagaaccattaaaaagtcaattttgcatgatatgtcaccttaataaataaaatgcagattATTTCTTGTGCTGTCCCCAAGCGTCCCAACCTGCATTGCATCCTTTTCAACAAGCTGCCATGAAATCAGCAACTTCAGGCTGCAACAATCACTGAAGTGGCCCATGAAACCCTGAAGCGACTGATTTTAATGAGGCAGTGGGGagaatatttattatattgcttttATCCTCAAATGCAAAAATCTTCATTCATGATCATTTAAATTCAATGACTTGTATGAGGGGTTATACCCTCACCTGTAACATGATTAATAGTTCAACAGTGAGACAAGATGCTGACAGGAAACAGTGTTGTAAAGTTAAAGTGCCCTTAGACAAccaaatatagaaaaaaaaactataaatacattaaactaTAACTCTGTTTGGGTACTCTTCCTCTCATTGTCTGATCCAGCATACCAACAGGACCAGCTAGTCCAGAGCGGTGTGATCCCCAGGCTGGTGACCATCATCAGGGATTATCCCGAGAACGACCCACTGGTCAATGTGTGCCTGCTGGCTCTCTGCAACCTGGCTGACATAGGTGagaattgattatttttactattatagTAGAAAgtataatataaaacaataataaactgTGATTTGAATGTCATATGTCCTGGTTATCTCAGTGTTATGTTGAAATGTTCTTAACTATCTATGGATAAAACACCATGTTTATAGATCTTTCCTAGTAATAGATCTGTGTATGGATGTACACTGATCAGCCATAATGTAatgaccactgacaggtgaagtgaTAACATGAATTATCTCTCTACAGTGGCTCCTGTCAGTGGGTGGGATATGTCAGGCAGCAAGTGTTACATTTGTCCTTGAAGCTGCtgtgttggaagcaggaaaaatgggCAGGCGTGAGCAGGCGAGCCACTTTGTCAAGGACCAAAATATGATAGCAAGACGATTGGGTCAGAGCGTCTCCAAAAGTGGAAGCTCCTGTGGAGTGTTCTCAGTCTGCAGTGGTCAGTACCTACCGAAAGTAGTACAAGGAGGAAAACCTAGGAACTGTAAAGAGGGTTTACAGGGTTTACATGGTAGTCAGGGCTCAATGATGCGTGTAAGGACCAAGGCCGGCCTGGTGGTCTGATCCTACAGAAGAGTAACTGGAGCTCAAATAAGCACAGTTATTAAAACAAACTATGTTAATTTGAGAGTGGTCAGAGTGCCCATAGTGATCCCTGCCTATTGCCAAAAGTACCGAATGGGTGAAGGAGGTGGCCTGGAGGACAAGACAACAAGTTCATGATGTTGACTTGACTTCCAAATTCCCCTGATCTCAATCCAAATGAGCAATGAAGCTCAAGTCCAATCGTCAGGTCCGAGCTGTTTTTTCCCCCCCTGACAAAGGTGGTCCTATTATATCAGGCAGCTGGGCGTAATGTTAGACTTATATGTGTGTTGATCTCACGGTAGATATGTTGCTATTAGTGATagatctgtgtgtttgcagactCAGCACGGGAGGCTCTGGCAGACCAGCATGTTGCAGAAAGTTTGACCTGTCAGGCTGAAACGAGCTCCTGATGCTGAACGCAGACATGTCATACGGAGATACTGGGATCACTGGGAGAGAGCGGTAAGACCTGCAGGGGTGAAATGCTCatttacatttgatttaaatgtttaaacttgAATAACTAGAATTGAAGCAGTTGTTCATGCATTAAATGGCAATGAACATATTTCAATAGCTCAGTTATGTTGTGATCAAATCACAACATGATGGGGACTTAGAGGGCAGATAATTTAGTCATTGTGGAGGTAGATGAGTAATCAGCTATGAGCTGACTGCCTTTTACCTGCAATGTTCTTGAGGAGCTCGTTCTTATGTAGGAGCAGGCTTCCCTGGTTGAACAACAGTTGTACAAACCACAGAGCAAGGATGTCAGAGTGGGGATGAAATTAAGTTTAAGAGGTCCTCGTGTGAAAAGAACCCACAAATATGTGCAGAGGTTTGTCAGGACTGTCAATGTCCATGGAAAAGATTTTATGCTAACATCAGGAAAACTTTAAACTATCTGTTATCAAAAAGACTGGGGGAACCTTTAGATTTGTCTTCTCTTTTACAGTAATGAGGGCCATTAATTGGAGCACATGGTTAGTTCTTAAATTAAACACAGCCCTAATTCATTGTCCATACTGCTGGCCCAACAGATACACTGAAGCTACAGTTTGCAGAATCAGGAGTACCAGAGGCTCTGTCAGAGATGATCCGGGCTCTGCAGGGGGGATCTGACCCTCATGATCTCTGCAGCATCAAGATCGCCTCCAACCTCATTGTGTCTCTGCTTCTAGGAGGTGAGTGCAGCTACAAGCCTATGGGACACCTATGAATGTATTCATGTGTTACAGCAGTAACTCCTTTTCAGCCCAGGTATTAATTAACAATAGTTCATAAAGGGATTGTGCTTAAACCCAAAGTCTGAACCCAACCTGGTCCTCAACAAGGTTAGGAGTGCAGAGGAAACTACCGTAGACCAAGACAGGTTCAAAGAGAGCCAGCTCTGTGACACTGAAAACTCAAGGCTCAACAGACCTGGCCTACCCCTTACAGATGCCGTAAAGTAGAGATACTTTGTCAGACTTTCACATCTTGAGTTTCACACTGAGATGTATAACTCTGATCCATCGGAAGATCAAGTTCATACTCCACTCTGATTGGGCAGTTCAGCAGACAGACTCTAGTCCTGCCTACTATGGCTGCATTCAGACAGAACGTATCAGATATCAACATCAATATGGTGTAACTGTGATCTACTGTTGGGTCAAAGTTTCTGTTAGTCTACAATGAGTattaagtgtgtttgttttatgttttaaatacctctgttgtgtgtgtgtgtgtgtgtgtgtgtgtgtgtgtgtgtgtgtgtgtgtgtgtgtgtgtgtgtgtgtgtgtgtgtgtgtgtgtgtgtgtgtgtgtgtgtgtgtgtgtgtgtgtgtgtgtgtgtgtgtgtctgtgtgtctttttcAGATGACTCCATGCAGAAATGCTTTGGCGAGGGGTCAGGTCTGGTGTATCAGGATGTCCTGTCGTGGCTGCAGAGCTCAAacactcagctgcagctctcAGGAGCTCTCGCCATCGCCAACTTCGCCAGAAACGGTAACAAGCAAACGACACGCAAGCTAAGAAATCACTGTGACCTCATAGACACTTTGTCAAGATTAATTGACATTACCTGCATTTTTGAAAgcacttcctgcttcctgttttttttaattaaacagcCTCAAGTGCTGAGACTACatcttttttaatcataaaaGGGTTTGAATAATTGTTTTGATGTGACACTGAAAAATTAGCAGTGTAATAAGAAAAATCACATTATGTTATTCTTGTGCCGCCTTGTACCTTGCACTCAGTAAGTTTTCCATTTTGTGACCTTGAAATTTTAATTTGCAAACCCTGCTACAAAGTTAACGAGGGATTGAAGGGAATGGGCAGGAGTGACTCAAATAACAGGCTTCAGAGGACATCCGTTCTTCTTCAAGGATGCTGTTATCTATTATTCTAGACAGGCAATAAGTTAAATCTTGATTCTGTGTCAAATGTGCAGACTGAATATCAGATCACTCTGTCAGCTGACCGCTTTGCAGAGCCTAAGGCCTCAATCAAACCCACATAGACAAAATGTCGTTGTTGAATCTGTTGTTTTCAGATCTCCACCACATCAGTAACTCAGCCATATAAGAGCTAGTAAATATAGAGGACCATATAGTTGTTTGAGTCAGAGGACAGTGGAGACCAGAAACAGAGctgaaacatgatttaaaaaacagatcacATTTTCAGGGTGAGCTGGATGTGTCAAAAGAAAAATCCTTATTTGTCATCCTGACTCTACCCAGACTAACTCCTGCCAGCTCCGGGTAAAATGTATGCAATTGGGTTGAGCTGGTGTGTGAATGCCATATGTAGAAGTCCCTCGAGCAACTGGGTGTGGTGATGATGTTTATATAATGCCAGCAGTGCAATCTTGACGCACCTTTATGAAGCTGCTTTTCTGCTTGCCAGTAAGTCATTTTCTACTCGTTGTTGACATGTGgcttttaaaacaacagcaaaaaccTGACAAGATAGTGTCCAACTCTGCTCCACCCACCATCCTAAAtatgttgtaaacattacacgGGGACTACCACAACTTCCTTCTGCATCATGTTTTGCTCCCTGAAACAACCCCTCTCCTGTTCAGCAGGGGAAACTTTACTCTTTGAAGAACATGCCTGAATAACAACTTTGGAAAATTTCAGGGTAGGGTGTCATGACATTTTCATGTGGGTGCACATTTGAAAAGGACTAGAGGGAAAATTAGACTTATTCTGATCAGTTTAATAagtaagaatacaaattaatgTTACTCTCTCTAAAGTAAATAAAGATacgtatatatttttttgctgtcccaatgtaaaaaaaaagatttgttgttatttgttaagctttgaatttaaaatgtcaGTGTTAAAGTATATAACCTTCCTCAGctgagtgtctctgtgtttctgtcagacAGTAACTGTGTGAAGATGCTTGACCTCGGCGTGGTTCCCCACATCCTGACCCTGTTGGAGAAACATGTTGATGAAGGAGACGTGTCTGTTCAACATGCCGGACTGAGCGCGCTCCGAAACCTCGCCATCCCtggtacaaacaaacacaaatactatCCATCATTAAATCTGTGAACACGTGAGGTTCAACAAAAAATGTCCTCGGGTGTTCTTTCGCCTCGAACAAAGTGAGGATGTTGGAGGACGGAGTCACTGAGAGGATAAAGACGCTGCTGCGCTCTGATATGCCTCCAGTGCAGTTCAAACTTCTGGGGACGTTACGCATGATGGTGGATGGGCAAGGTGTGATTAGGAGTCTCTTAAATATCCTAAATATTCTAAAATACAACAGAATTTTTTCACTAGTTAATATATCAGATCAACAGTCATAAAATGATATGATCTCAGACACAGGGGAGGCAGTGAAACCAGATGAAACATAGTCAGAGAGAGATGTTGGGGCTCTAAGACAGCAGGTTACCACCATCTGTTGAAGTGTTTGCAGTACAATAAACAAATCACATTTCTCCACTTATGAATGGTTTTTGTTTCTGCGGTGTTTCAGAGGAGGCGGCGTTGGTTCTTGGCAGAGACTCAGTGCTGCTTGCTCGGGTCATGGAGTGGTGTGAAGCCAAAGACCACGCAGGAGTCAGAGGAGAAGCTAGCCGCCTGCTCGCCGCTCTGATCAGACACAGCCGCAGCGCCGTGAGTTCATTCAATCTGtacaacacaatacacacatagaaatacacacaaacatctacagtacaaaacataaatatttcacacatcaccatataaaaacacacgtgcactgaaaataaacactaacagaaacacacaaatccCCAGACACGGGCAACTCTGGGTTTTGGACCAACAGACCTGGTTTCCCCTCCAATCTTGCTTCGTGGTACACCCCTCTGGCATGCCCTGAGCTCATTTCCTCAACTGATACTGAACTagtgatccacacacacacaaatacacaaaagcacatatatgcacacacatagacatcggtaaaaacacgcacacacaaaaacaatgacTGGATATCTGTGAGTCCATGTGATCTGATCTCTATAACAGTGCACACCTTAAAActgatatacacacacacatacactgaccaattttacacacacacacacacacacacacacacacacacacacacacacacacacacacacacacacacacacacacacacacacacacacacacacacacacgtgctcTCTGAACATCTGATTTCCTCTCTAACAGGAAGTCGTGAGTGCTGTTGCCAAAGCAGATGGGGTTCGACATCTAATCTCCATGGCAACAAGTGAGCATGTAATCATGCAGAACGAGGCCCTGGTTGCCATGGCAATAGCCTCTGCCATTGACATAGGTAAGTTTATTAAACTTTAATTCATGAAACATTTCAGAATCATTTTACAAGGTTtaactgtaaataaacatgacatttatttaaacattgttATTGTCTTTTTAACCTAAATGTCAAAGGAGGCCACATCCTTTAAAAAGCTTAATCAATGTAGAACTGATGTTATAGCTCTTAATGTTGAATTGTTGTGATAAAGCTCCTTTAATCactgtgtgcgtttgtgtgtgtgtgattgtttaaacaacacagactcgATGAAGGATGCGTTCAGGGACGCTGAGTTGTTGCCTCTCTTGAAGAAGATGTTGGAGGATCCAGTTGGAGCAGTTGAAGTGAAGTTCAGTGCTTTAGGTCTCATCTGCAGCCTGGCTAACTGCAGtaagttatttttatgtttatgttggggttttttatgcctttatttggaGGGATGGGACTGTGACGGtttagaacagaacagaacagaactgggaCTCGGGTGCAGAGGAAGGTCCAGTACACCAAATACAGAGGTCATTTGCTCAACAGTTCTGAAGTCACACCCAGAGTCAGTCAGTGAAAGCAGATACatcaagcaaaaacaaaactacagtccaaaaatccaaacaaaccGGGCAAGCTGACACAAGAATAAAAACGCTGGAGAGCATGAACACACCAGGTTGACAGTGAGAGTGAGtagaaaccaagcagcaacttccggtaaatgtgaagcccatgcagaagtgttataaactgcaattcatcgaaaatccacttgaggctggctgcagaaacaccggaaactacatacacaccaattcaaaaaagacgatctttccagcaataataaatatgtttacagcctggttaaaaaaacagcttggctctacgtagttaATTTATCTATCAGCACACGCtataggggggtgaatttttttctaacgcaacagttcagatgatattaagattatgagttttcacccaaataaggacatgactgacttgactgacaggcgagaacactgaagctgttggcgaggaggccttaaagcccacctctttacctcacactaacatgacagcagttatgtttagttcagcattaccaCTATGGTTCCCGctgacgactggcttcaaaacagcgctcaggaacagatgggtgacgtcacggatactacctccattatttatacagtctatagtggAAACACAGGGGTATACATGCAGCTAACTTCCAACAcacctgtgtgtttgctgcatttACACTCTGCCATGACAGCGGAGCTGATGTGTTTCATTTAGGTCAATCTCTGTTCCTTCACTAGCTCTTCTGTGTTGGGCTTCTGCTCCACTGTACTCAGCTGTATCAAACCGGAGCCCTctccagcaggaacacaagATTAATTTTTTTGCCTGCATAAATGTTATTGAGACAGGATagtgacaaacaacaacaacaacaacaacaacaacaacaacaacaacaacaacaacaacaacaacaacaacaacaacaacaacaacaacaacaacaacaacaacaacaacaacaacaacaacaacaacaacaacaacaacaacaacaacaactctcaCAGATTTATGGTCACAGTGAAAATAATATTGGTAAAAGTATGTGTGCCATTTACTAGAACAGCAAATTAATAATGATATGCTGTTCTAAATATTTAAAGCAGTTACAGTCAACTAGTCAAATGTTAGcattaacaataacaataacaatgataGGGTATGAATGGTAATATCAATTTAGGTGGCTGGAATCAAGCTGTTCTAAACTAAGCATTAGCATTATAACAGGGATCTCAGGGACTCTCAGAAAGAtctgtggttagtaactttgaaAAGGCATAAAgatttaaagtaagtgacaagCAGACAGAGGGGAGGGAAAAATGGGAGCTCAGTGTGTCATGTCCCCCAGCAGcctaagcctgtagcagtataattaagagctggtccaagcctgagtcagctctaactataagctttatcaaaaaggaaagttttaagcctaatcttaaaagtataGAGGGtctctgcctcccggaccctgactggtagatgattcaaaaggagaggggcctgataactgaaggatctacctcccatactacttttaaagacttaaagtacgaccagcaggcctgcatgtttggagcgtagtgttctagaggagtAATAGTGctctatgagctctttaagatatgaagatGTCTGACCATTTAgcgctttgtaggtcagaagaaggattttaaattgttttctagattttattgggagccagtgtagagaagctaacactggagagatgtgctctcttttcAGTACTAGAGCTGCAGCGTTTAACATCAGCTGAAGAGTCGTTAGGGACTTATTAGagcagcctgataaaagggaattacaataatccaacCTTGAGGCAatgaatgcatggactagttttgcGACAGGACGTGTccgttttttttgcattttttgcagaggtaaaaaaaaaaggctgtcctTGAAATTTGATCatatgcaagaaaaaaacagcctttcttGTATTCCTCATTTTAAAGCAtaatggaaaacacacacacgaacacaaacacacaaacagacacacacttgcTAAGGACACTTATCTGAATCCATCTTAGCTCCTATTCTATTTGTGACTTTTCTTAATGTCTTTTCTCTTCTGTATCCTCTCACTTTTTCTTactccctttttttctctttctttctttgttgtcgTTATCTCTAGGTGCCATGAAGGAAGAGCTGAACTCTGTGAACATGAAGGACAGTCTCAGTAAACTAACAGATCACAGCAGCAGTAAACTTTCCTCCCAGGCCAGCTCCATACTAGCCATTCTCTGTGACTCCAGTTAAACCAGTACAAAGCATCAAAGAATCCCATCTTCagtttggatttatttatttagtgacAAACTTTGATGAAAATGATCAAAATGCACAGACTACATTAAGTATTGAATTGtcttaaaaaatgtcacaaattttTGGGCAATAATCGCTAACTAATGACTAGCAGCACTGCATTCCTCTTGAGCTTTCAGCCTCATCTCATGAGCTTCATCAGTGGGCGGAGTTTGCTTGGTTGTCATGGATATAATTAGTTAAGAGACAAAAGCAGATCAGTGTTAAAAGACAGGATTTCTACAAAGTAAATTTGAAAAATCTGACGACGGAGTAACTGaatcaaatattacatttctctACACAAAGCATAccattttaattaaaatgttttcaatgattttaaactttaatgaCTGC
This genomic interval from Notolabrus celidotus isolate fNotCel1 chromosome 4, fNotCel1.pri, whole genome shotgun sequence contains the following:
- the si:dkey-191g9.5 gene encoding rap1 GTPase-GDP dissociation stimulator 1, whose protein sequence is MIRALQGGSDPHDLCSIKIASNLIVSLLLGDDSMQKCFGEGSGLVYQDVLSWLQSSNTQLQLSGALAIANFARNDSNCVKMLDLGVVPHILTLLEKHVDEGDVSVQHAGLSALRNLAIPASNKVRMLEDGVTERIKTLLRSDMPPVQFKLLGTLRMMVDGQEEAALVLGRDSVLLARVMEWCEAKDHAGVRGEASRLLAALIRHSRSAEVVSAVAKADGVRHLISMATSEHVIMQNEALVAMAIASAIDIDSMKDAFRDAELLPLLKKMLEDPVGAVEVKFSALGLICSLANCSAMKEELNSVNMKDSLSKLTDHSSSKLSSQASSILAILCDSS